A window from Cydia strobilella chromosome 9, ilCydStro3.1, whole genome shotgun sequence encodes these proteins:
- the LOC134744159 gene encoding transmembrane protein 186, protein MRIGTYFVNNIFSHNSTWTAIRNTWLIRSCSAKVSHDHDCTEKFENVFSFPFVRHVATLNRMKLYHIIGTSLAIPGCGLLETLSVFPENTFLAASYIGVTGATLFSLASLPLNNAIGFLYISEDNKLIKISSVDFWGRRRDRIVSADEWIPLLDMKQKKMDAIYLSPQLTDGTKYKLFIKFGKVLNSTKMGQVIE, encoded by the exons ATGCGTATTGgtacttattttgtaaataatattttttcacataACTCCACATGGACCGCGATCCGTAATACGTGGCTAATAAGGTCTTGTTCCGCAAAAGTCAGCCACGACCATGACTGCACAGAAAAATTTGAAAACGTATTTTCATTTCCATTTGTTCGACATGTCGCTACATTAAATAGGATGAAATTGTATCATATAATTGGCACTTCTTTAGCCATACCAGGCTGTGGCTTATTGGAGACACTTAGTGTTTTTCCTGAAAATACGTTCCTTGCAGCTTCATACATAG GTGTTACTGGCGCAACCCTATTTTCTTTGGCAAGTTTACCACTCAATAATGCAATTGGATTTCTGTACATCAGTGAAGATAATAAACTGATTAAAATATCATCAGTGGATTTCTGGGGCCGTAGAAGAGATCGAATAGTGTCTGCAGATGAATGGATACCACTTCTTGacatgaaacaaaaaaaaatggatgCAATTTATCTTTCACCTCAACTTACTGATGGTACCAAGTATAAGCTGTTTATAAAATTCGGGAAAGTCCTTAATTCTACAAAAATGGGACAGGTTATAGAATAA
- the LOC134744158 gene encoding dual specificity mitogen-activated protein kinase kinase 4-like, whose amino-acid sequence MSKNGEVSSNQGPSRPSMPKPDLNLFSTEKRKILDLQIGGPSGDDAAFVPFANSAAAPRPRIPARTIRDVLPENARDRCRIYPSMQSSGKLQLSATEIYDFTADDLIDLGEIGRGAFGAVNKMVHRKTNRVMAVKRIRSTVDEKEQKQLLMDLEVVMKSNDCVYIVQFYGALFKEGDCWICMELMDTSLDKYYKFICERMQTRIPETIIAKITLATVKALNYLKEKLKIIHRDVKPSNILLDRRGNIKLCDFGISGKLVDSIARTRDAGCRPYMAPERIDPGRARGYDVRSDVWSLGITLMEVATGAFPYPRWGSVFEQLQQVVQGDPPRLTNANNAFSNNFVNFVNTCLIKEENQRPKYNRLLEHPFIKGIDQSRAEVAAHVCEVLDAMERNGVSPFTTDQPAQAWLD is encoded by the exons ATGTCGAAGAATGGTGAAGTGTCATCAAACCAAG GACCCAGCAGACCTAGTATGCCGAAACCTGATTTGAATCTGTTCAGTACcgaaaaacgcaaaattttggATCTTCAAATCGGCGGGCCCTCGGGAGATGATGCGGCTTTCGTGCCTTTCGCGAACTCCGCCGCGGCACCGAGACCTCGCATACCGGCGCGCACCATCAGAGATGTGTTGCCTGAAAACGCAAG GGATAGATGCAGGATTTATCCGTCTATGCAGTCGTCGGGTAAGCTGCAGCTGTCTGCGACAGAAATTTATGATTTTACCGCTGATGACCTGATTGATCTGGGAGAAATTGGACGTGGTGCCTTTGGAGCTGTAAATAAGATGGTTCATAGGAA AACAAACCGTGTGATGGCTGTGAAACGCATCCGCTCCACCGTGGACGAGAAGGAGCAGAAACAGCTGCTCATGGACCTGGAGGTGGTCATGAAGAGCAATGACTGTGTATATATCGTGCAGTTCTATGGAGCGCTGTTCAAAGAG GGTGACTGTTGGATTTGTATGGAGCTGATGGACACCTCTttagataaatattataagttcaTATGCGAGCGGATGCAAACACGAATACCAGAAACCATTATAGCTAAGATAACCCTAGCTACCGTGAAagctttaaattatttaaaagagAAGCTAAAAATTATTCATAG GGATGTAAAGCCATCAAACATCCTGCTAGACAGAAGGGGCAATATTAAGTTATGTGACTTCGGTATTTCGGGCAAGCTGGTGGACTCGATAGCCCGGACTCGGGACGCCGGGTGCCGTCCGTACATGGCG CCGGAGCGCATCGACCCGGGGCGCGCGCGCGGGTACGACGTGCGCTCGGACGTGTGGTCGCTCGGCATCACGCTCATGGAGGTGGCCACCGGCGCCTTCCCCTACCCGCGCTGGGGCTCCGTGTTCGAGCAGCTGCAGCAGGTGGTGCAGGGCGACCCGCCGCGCCTCACCAACGCCAACAACGCCTTCTCCAATAACTTCGTCAATTTCGTCAACACTTG cCTCATCAAAGAAGAGAATCAGCGTCCAAAATACAACAGGCTGTTGGAACACCCCTTCATCAAAGGCATAGACCAGAGCCGGGCAGAGGTAGCGGCGCATGTCTGCGAAGTGCTGGACGCCATGGAGCGGAACGGAGTCAGCCCCTTTACCACGGACCAGCCTGCACAGGCCTGGCTAGACTAA
- the LOC134744160 gene encoding DNA-directed RNA polymerase I subunit RPA43, producing the protein MSTIIKFNLKELRKLANDKNSCVVEKKVTQNLALQPWCLSNLQESIKNLLDYKIGKFDKELNGILLSYKNLRVLTNVGAIRNDGSDIQFQVQADYFIFQPYVGATLKGLVNKKSNTHLGILVHRVFNVVIPRPTEEPGNEWIGSVVQEGQVVLFRVVVLDLYGALPYIRGELDARWVKLGPDEDDEMFETNQVEPVTVDYVNFDKIKPFYQKQSGDGRQSPTKSLPKIDKSHPVSRNPSKNTAQVSKEKNCVNGSTSKKNIKKLSKISDVDASSSAPRPSKKQKRES; encoded by the exons ATGTCAACTATTATAAAATTCAACCTTAAGGAATTAAGGAAACTAGCCAATGATAAGAACTCCTGTGTTGTGGAAAAAaaagttacacaaaaccttgCACTACAGCCTTGGTGTCTTAGTAACCTCCAGGAATCAATAAAAAACCTGTTGGATTACAAAATCGGGAAGTTTGATAAAGA GTTAAACGGCATTTTACTTAGCTACAAAAATTTAAGAGTCTTAACCAATGTGGGCGCAATACGCAATGATGGCTCAGACATTCAGTTTCAAGTACAAGCGGACTACTTCATATTTCAACCATATGTGGGTGCCACCTTAAAAGGACTGGTAAACAAAAAGAGCAATACCCATCTAGGCATCCTTGTACATCG tgtattcaATGTGGTGATTCCCCGGCCGACTGAGGAGCCTGGCAATGAATGGATTGGATCAGTAGTCCAAGAGGGACAAGTAGTGTTGTTCCGGGTGGTTGTATTAGATCTCTATGGAGCTTTGCCCTACATTAGGGGAGAACTAGATGCAAG GTGGGTCAAACTAGGTCCAGATGAAGATGATGAGATGTTTGAAACAAATCAAGTGGAACCAGTAACTGTGGACTACGTAAACTTTGATAAAATCAAACCATTCTATCAGAAACAAAGTGGAGATGGCAGACAGTCACCAACAAAGAGCCTGCCAAAAATTGACAAATCACATCCTGTTAGCAGAAACCCGTCTAAAAATACAGCTCAAGTatctaaagaaaaaaattgtgtaaatgGCAGTACATCAAAAAAGAACATAAAGAAACTGAGCAAAATATCAGACGTTGATGCATCTAGTTCTGCTCCAAGACCATCAAAAAAACAAAAGCGAGAATCTTga
- the LOC134743886 gene encoding small ribosomal subunit protein uS7m, translating to MNNVTNKLLLINKFVTHSPCLLRGSSVLQNRSYSRPTSFPDYFQNPIFRKEDQARLIESGDFAKITAAPVKPPGSHETSSVYHDPLVNKVINHVMEMGKKKLARSLVEQAFENIKRMQIERYHLATTPEAKAKIELSPKAILYKAIENAKPLLLLSPIKRGGISYQVPGPITEKRSLFLAIKWLLEATNEKERTVHFPQAFAWELLDAANNTGKVVKRKQDLHRQCEANRAYAHYRWQ from the exons ATGAATAACGTAACCAACAAGTTATTATTGATAAATAAATTCGTGACACATTCACCCTGTTTGCTACG AGGGAGCTCCGTGCTTCAAAACCGAAGTTATTCTCGGCCAACTAGTTTTCCAGACTACTTCCAAAATCCCATATTTAGGAAAGAAGATCAGGCAAGGCTTATTGAGAGTGGGGACTTTGCCAAAATCACTGCAGCGCCTGTGAAACCACCAGGATCACATGAAACCTCATCTGTTTACCATGATCCACTAGTCAA CAAAGTTATTAATCATGTAATGGAAATGGGCAAGAAGAAGCTGGCTCGCAGTCTAGTTGAACAAGCCTTTGAAAATATAAAGAGGATGCAAATTGAAAGATACCACCTCGCTACCACACCTGAAGCAAAAGCCAAAATTGAGTTGAGTCCAAAAGCAATCTTATACAAAGCCATTGAAAACGCAAAGCCATTGTTGTTACTGTCACCAATCAAGAGAGGAGGTATTAGTTATCAG GTTCCTGGTCCCATTACAGAGAAGAGATCCCTGTTCCTAGCAATAAAATGGCTGCTTGAAGCCACCAATGAGAAAGAGAGAACAGTTCACTTCCCCCAGGCATTTGCTTGGGAGTTGCTAGATGCTGCTAACAACACAGGCAAGGTTGTGAAGAGGAAACAAGACTTGCACCGGCAGTGTGAGGCCAACCGCGCGTACGCTCACTACAGGTGGCAGTGA